One genomic window of Leptospira paudalimensis includes the following:
- a CDS encoding LBF_1134 family protein yields the protein MKRIPRTLLFCLLFCACAGGNIKIKIKPDLSGDLVIYQKKITKKQKGSFLGSGLTDTGEVTITLKERSYQFGNYTQMLPPGFRFVTFVEDQVPEIQLGIDTSQNSPLLSALEIVREDINSILSEAKLRDDLLRFNTLVEFIQFEVHFPFPIKKVKFLDPRTAGEWTVRLDSSDKMIVNIPLHSVWAGEHALTIVQIYPE from the coding sequence ATGAAACGGATACCACGAACCTTGTTATTCTGCCTATTGTTTTGTGCCTGCGCTGGAGGGAATATCAAAATAAAGATTAAACCCGACCTTTCAGGGGATCTTGTCATTTACCAAAAAAAAATCACAAAGAAACAAAAGGGGAGTTTTTTAGGTTCTGGACTTACTGATACGGGAGAGGTCACGATCACTCTCAAAGAGAGGTCTTATCAGTTTGGGAACTATACCCAAATGTTACCTCCTGGATTTCGTTTTGTTACGTTTGTGGAAGACCAAGTACCAGAGATCCAACTTGGCATCGATACAAGTCAAAACTCACCACTACTTTCTGCTCTTGAAATCGTTCGAGAAGACATCAATTCGATTTTATCAGAAGCCAAGTTAAGAGATGATTTACTTCGTTTTAATACCCTCGTGGAATTCATTCAATTTGAAGTACACTTCCCATTTCCCATCAAAAAAGTTAAATTTTTAGATCCTAGAACTGCAGGCGAATGGACCGTACGCCTGGATAGCAGTGATAAAATGATTGTAAACATTCCCTTACATTCTGTTTGGGCAGGCGAACACGCGTTAACAATAGTTCAAATTTATCCAGAATGA
- a CDS encoding LEPBI_I1174 family sigma 54-regulated protein, with product MKSYHFALFFIISIGLWAEPQLDQSVEEILSHTRLSRIPMVIAELEERSAKKMESGDFLSAREDLKKAILLKQSIGMKDTEGNAHLLFQMAKLETKLGHSCEALHYSSLANQIVKRVGIRSDSYTLAQWNGKEVSPRKWETCQEVSWLQE from the coding sequence ATGAAGTCTTATCATTTCGCTCTCTTTTTCATCATTTCCATTGGTTTGTGGGCAGAACCTCAGTTGGACCAATCTGTGGAAGAAATCTTAAGTCACACTCGCCTCTCTCGCATCCCTATGGTCATTGCTGAATTGGAAGAACGGTCGGCAAAAAAAATGGAATCAGGGGACTTCTTATCTGCAAGAGAGGATCTGAAAAAAGCAATTTTACTCAAACAATCGATTGGGATGAAAGACACAGAAGGAAACGCACATTTACTTTTCCAAATGGCAAAATTAGAAACAAAACTTGGTCATAGTTGTGAGGCACTTCATTATTCTTCCCTTGCCAATCAAATTGTGAAACGAGTCGGAATCCGTTCGGATTCCTATACATTAGCACAATGGAATGGAAAGGAAGTGAGTCCAAGGAAATGGGAAACCTGCCAAGAAGTATCTTGGTTACAAGAATAA
- the msrB gene encoding peptide-methionine (R)-S-oxide reductase MsrB — protein sequence MENQNWKEVLTPLQYQVTREKGTERPFTGEYYAHKETGTYLCVCCGEALFSSDSKYDSGSGWPSYYEPVRKEVIATETDKTHGMVRTEIMCQNCGAHLGHVFPDGPKPTGLRYCVNSASLKFQKKETE from the coding sequence ATGGAAAATCAAAATTGGAAAGAGGTTCTCACTCCACTACAGTACCAAGTGACCAGAGAGAAGGGCACCGAACGGCCGTTCACTGGCGAATACTATGCACACAAAGAAACAGGTACGTATTTATGTGTGTGTTGTGGAGAGGCATTGTTTTCTTCAGATTCAAAATATGATTCAGGAAGTGGTTGGCCGAGTTATTATGAGCCAGTGCGAAAAGAAGTGATCGCAACCGAAACTGACAAAACACATGGAATGGTTCGAACTGAAATCATGTGCCAAAATTGTGGAGCACATTTAGGACATGTTTTTCCGGATGGGCCAAAACCAACAGGCCTTCGTTATTGTGTAAATTCTGCTTCCTTAAAATTTCAAAAAAAAGAAACGGAATGA
- a CDS encoding Rossmann-fold NAD(P)-binding domain-containing protein, translated as MWSNLILLHSTDPISKSLDDSHLEVWKTCQRTLVFTDNRIFPMEGNERFFDGWEVYHGYDAYRFLLEVVSGLRSKLFGESEIQAQFRDRFREENTNGSNFGTSLLRLRDQILEHTKQIRSKYLVGIGRQTYGSVTESYLHNHKEVTLLGTGKLVDSILPYLISKQKVVRLIGRNQNRLEELSELYPITTYHWEDYKPNNEAIIIASSFLPFNWDEMIRSSSIILDFRENKDENKNYDHYIPLSQILNDLHETDEQIQAVKMDLQYFLTELTREREEEQLHIMNGWEDLLV; from the coding sequence ATGTGGTCAAACCTGATTCTACTCCATTCGACTGATCCCATCTCTAAGTCTTTAGACGATTCTCATCTAGAGGTTTGGAAAACTTGTCAAAGGACACTCGTCTTCACTGACAATCGGATTTTTCCCATGGAAGGAAATGAGCGTTTTTTTGACGGTTGGGAAGTATACCACGGTTATGATGCTTATCGATTTTTACTCGAAGTGGTCTCCGGTCTAAGGTCCAAGTTATTTGGAGAATCAGAAATCCAAGCACAGTTTCGGGACCGATTCCGGGAAGAGAATACTAACGGTTCCAATTTTGGAACGTCACTCCTCCGACTGAGAGACCAAATTTTAGAACACACCAAACAAATTCGTTCCAAGTATCTTGTAGGGATTGGCAGACAAACCTATGGAAGTGTGACAGAGTCCTATTTACACAACCACAAGGAAGTCACACTCCTAGGAACAGGTAAACTTGTAGATTCGATTTTACCATATCTTATTTCCAAACAAAAAGTAGTTCGTTTGATTGGTCGTAACCAAAACCGACTCGAAGAACTGAGTGAACTTTACCCTATCACCACATACCATTGGGAAGATTATAAACCAAACAATGAGGCGATCATCATTGCCTCAAGTTTTTTGCCATTTAACTGGGATGAGATGATCAGGTCATCATCCATCATTTTAGATTTTAGAGAAAATAAAGATGAGAACAAAAATTATGATCACTACATTCCGCTTTCACAAATTCTAAATGACTTACACGAAACCGATGAACAAATCCAAGCTGTCAAAATGGATTTACAATACTTTCTCACGGAACTCACAAGGGAACGGGAGGAAGAACAACTTCATATTATGAATGGATGGGAAGATTTACTTGTCTGA
- the hemC gene encoding hydroxymethylbilane synthase has translation MSETIKIGGRSSLLSRIQVHTVKQALKDKNKELNFETVFRESSGDKDLTTPLWQFAGQGIFTKDLQEDLLSHKLDIVIHSFKDMDLKERKDTTLIPILSREDLRDVLLFKKTKWINLPNEITILTSSPRREYHIKEFLKNYFPTPINNFEINIESVRGNIQTRLRKYLDHESGGILVAKAALDRILNFQDHENVLPELKEVKQLIRDTLNHSLFMVLPSSIFPSAPAQGALCAEIRKEDKHLKTLLSQIVDPETELTANEERNILSKYGGGCHQKIGVTVLKRDYGKVTFVRGITEQGEILHTKELSDSPHLSFTKEEVWPPHAKMAARQRERLTYSVPKDVDVFVSRGYAFPLDLSVNPSNQILWSAGLSTWKDLALRGFWVNGTCDGLGESEPPEIDSILGRKPNFVKLTHMDSDKHSSVYPVIPTYFVSAPEIPIPFDTSKIKAAYWRSGSEFDIVTKRFPELLNVIHFVGPGSTFRKIKHALGEEGSKNKIFVSLSFESWAEKYIKQ, from the coding sequence TTGTCTGAAACAATCAAAATAGGAGGTAGGTCCTCCCTACTCTCTCGCATTCAAGTCCACACTGTTAAACAAGCCTTAAAAGATAAAAACAAAGAATTAAATTTCGAAACTGTATTTCGAGAATCATCTGGAGATAAGGATTTAACAACTCCACTTTGGCAATTTGCTGGCCAAGGAATTTTTACAAAAGACCTTCAAGAAGACTTACTCAGTCACAAATTGGACATTGTGATCCACTCTTTTAAAGATATGGATCTAAAAGAAAGAAAAGATACGACACTGATTCCTATTTTAAGTCGTGAAGATTTACGTGATGTATTATTATTCAAAAAAACCAAATGGATTAATTTGCCAAATGAAATCACAATTCTCACTTCTTCTCCAAGACGTGAATACCATATCAAAGAATTTCTGAAGAATTATTTCCCTACACCCATCAATAATTTTGAAATCAACATTGAATCTGTTCGAGGCAATATCCAAACTCGACTTCGCAAATATTTGGATCATGAGTCTGGTGGTATATTAGTAGCAAAAGCTGCATTAGATCGAATCCTAAATTTCCAAGACCATGAAAATGTATTACCCGAACTAAAAGAAGTAAAACAACTCATTAGAGATACATTAAATCATTCTTTGTTTATGGTTTTACCTTCTTCTATTTTTCCTAGTGCACCCGCACAAGGTGCGTTATGTGCAGAAATTAGAAAAGAAGACAAACATCTAAAAACATTGTTATCACAAATTGTTGATCCTGAAACCGAACTTACTGCAAACGAAGAAAGAAATATTTTGTCGAAGTATGGTGGAGGTTGCCACCAAAAAATTGGAGTCACAGTTTTAAAAAGGGATTATGGCAAAGTCACATTCGTTAGAGGAATCACCGAACAAGGAGAAATTCTACATACGAAGGAACTATCGGATAGTCCTCACTTATCTTTTACCAAAGAAGAAGTTTGGCCACCACATGCAAAAATGGCGGCAAGACAAAGAGAACGCCTCACTTATAGTGTTCCCAAAGACGTAGACGTATTTGTATCCAGAGGTTATGCGTTTCCATTGGATTTATCAGTGAATCCAAGTAATCAGATTTTATGGTCAGCTGGACTTTCCACTTGGAAAGACCTTGCTCTTCGTGGATTTTGGGTGAATGGAACATGTGATGGACTCGGTGAAAGTGAACCTCCTGAAATTGATTCAATCTTAGGAAGAAAACCAAATTTTGTAAAACTGACCCATATGGATTCAGATAAACATTCGAGTGTATATCCAGTGATTCCAACTTACTTTGTCTCAGCACCAGAAATACCGATCCCTTTTGACACATCCAAAATTAAAGCTGCATATTGGAGAAGTGGATCTGAATTTGACATCGTTACAAAAAGATTCCCTGAACTACTGAATGTAATCCATTTTGTTGGTCCAGGTAGTACATTCAGAAAAATTAAACATGCGCTAGGTGAAGAAGGTTCCAAAAATAAAATTTTTGTTTCCTTATCTTTTGAATCTTGGGCTGAGAAGTACATCAAACAATGA
- the hemB gene encoding porphobilinogen synthase, translating into MKTKTLRLRSNQYLRHLSESGSLNVNKMIQPLFLVEGINEKEPIKGLPDVYRDTNKTILNQIESDLKSGVSQFLLFMVPTEKSDTSFSKDFYQSNISLIKKTFPEMFLWLDTCICSVTTTGHCCHFHPKGTINLELTLKRLSELALIYADSGADGIAPSDMMDGRVLSHRKILDENNHSHVPIMSYSTKFKSHFYGPFRGAADSSPQFGDRSGYQLDVRDRDTAIHTSIRDKEEGADLLMVKPGMTAIDLIGPIKEKTGLPTGAYQVSGEYASLVYLAKEGFLDFEDGLKETWDVFRRAGSSFLITYGARISKRLYS; encoded by the coding sequence ATGAAAACAAAAACCCTTCGACTTCGTTCCAACCAATACTTACGCCATTTGAGTGAATCAGGTTCACTTAACGTAAATAAAATGATCCAACCTTTGTTTTTAGTAGAAGGTATCAATGAAAAAGAACCCATCAAAGGTTTACCTGATGTGTATCGCGATACAAATAAAACAATATTGAATCAAATTGAATCGGATTTAAAATCTGGGGTTTCACAATTTTTACTTTTTATGGTACCCACTGAAAAGTCAGACACAAGTTTCTCGAAGGACTTTTACCAATCAAATATTAGTCTGATTAAAAAAACTTTCCCAGAAATGTTTTTGTGGTTAGACACATGCATTTGTTCTGTAACAACAACAGGTCATTGTTGTCACTTTCATCCAAAAGGTACAATCAATTTAGAGTTAACGTTAAAACGATTGTCTGAACTTGCATTGATCTACGCAGATTCTGGTGCTGATGGTATTGCTCCTAGTGATATGATGGATGGGCGTGTTTTGTCACATCGAAAAATTCTAGACGAAAACAACCATTCACATGTTCCCATTATGAGTTATTCCACGAAGTTTAAAAGTCACTTTTACGGTCCCTTCCGAGGAGCAGCTGACTCCTCACCACAGTTTGGTGATCGTAGTGGATACCAACTAGACGTTAGAGATAGAGATACTGCCATTCATACTTCCATTCGTGACAAAGAAGAAGGTGCTGATTTACTGATGGTAAAACCTGGGATGACAGCTATCGACTTAATTGGTCCCATCAAAGAAAAAACTGGGCTTCCCACTGGTGCCTACCAAGTGAGTGGTGAATATGCAAGTTTAGTATACTTGGCCAAAGAAGGTTTTTTAGATTTTGAAGATGGTTTAAAAGAAACTTGGGATGTGTTTCGGAGAGCAGGTTCTTCTTTTTTAATCACATACGGTGCAAGGATATCAAAAAGGTTATATTCATGA
- the hemL gene encoding glutamate-1-semialdehyde 2,1-aminomutase, with translation MNSESLFERSKQVVPGGVHSPVRSFSSVGGTPVFFNEANGAYLKSVEGKNYIDYCLSFGPLLFGHRHPEIQEVVEDTVRKAWSFGACEPYSLELAEFITERIPWVEKIRFVNSGTEAVMSALRVARAATGRNKILKFDGCYHGHLDQLLVKSGSGLAGLSSSDSKGIGPEIIQNTLVLPLDDETKLEELFQREGSNIACLAIEPLPANYGLLPQRIEFLKKCRELTTKYGVLLLFDEVISGFRVSFQGMAGITGIVPDLVCYGKIIGGGFPVGAYAGKREFMDLVAPSGPVYQAGTLSANPIGMRAGLKTLTKAWNENPYPNLETTTKQFTDGIINLLKESGDPNWEAVTFGSLFWLKGKTEKPIRTIADIPSSHKSNFATFFHKLLNQGVYLAPSGYEVGFLSTVHTKDIIDLTLEKIKQALKG, from the coding sequence ATGAATTCAGAATCTTTATTCGAAAGATCAAAACAAGTAGTTCCTGGTGGAGTTCATAGCCCAGTAAGATCTTTTTCTTCCGTTGGTGGAACTCCCGTATTTTTTAATGAAGCAAATGGCGCCTATCTTAAGTCAGTCGAAGGAAAAAACTATATCGACTATTGTTTGAGTTTTGGGCCACTTCTCTTTGGACATAGACATCCGGAAATCCAAGAAGTTGTTGAAGATACAGTCAGGAAAGCCTGGTCTTTTGGTGCTTGTGAACCTTATTCCTTGGAACTTGCAGAGTTCATCACAGAAAGAATTCCTTGGGTTGAAAAAATACGTTTTGTAAATTCGGGTACGGAAGCTGTCATGAGTGCCTTACGAGTGGCAAGAGCTGCAACCGGACGAAACAAAATTCTGAAATTTGATGGTTGTTACCATGGCCACCTTGATCAACTTTTAGTGAAGTCAGGTTCGGGCCTTGCAGGCCTTAGTTCCAGCGATAGCAAAGGAATTGGACCTGAGATCATTCAAAACACACTTGTCCTCCCATTAGATGACGAAACTAAGCTTGAAGAATTATTCCAACGTGAAGGATCAAATATCGCTTGTTTGGCGATTGAGCCATTGCCAGCAAATTACGGTTTACTTCCACAAAGAATTGAATTCCTAAAAAAATGCCGCGAACTGACCACAAAGTATGGCGTATTACTTCTATTTGATGAAGTGATTTCTGGTTTCCGAGTTTCTTTCCAAGGTATGGCTGGAATCACAGGAATTGTCCCTGATTTGGTCTGTTATGGAAAAATCATCGGTGGAGGTTTTCCAGTGGGAGCTTATGCCGGGAAACGAGAATTTATGGATCTTGTGGCACCAAGCGGGCCTGTTTACCAAGCAGGAACATTGTCTGCCAATCCAATAGGGATGCGAGCCGGGCTCAAAACCCTTACCAAAGCTTGGAACGAAAATCCTTACCCAAATCTTGAAACTACCACCAAACAATTCACAGATGGAATCATAAATCTATTAAAAGAATCTGGTGATCCCAATTGGGAAGCAGTTACCTTTGGAAGTTTATTCTGGTTAAAAGGGAAAACAGAAAAACCAATCAGAACGATTGCCGATATTCCAAGTTCTCACAAATCCAATTTTGCAACTTTTTTCCACAAACTATTAAACCAAGGTGTTTATCTTGCACCAAGCGGTTATGAGGTGGGATTTTTATCCACTGTACATACAAAAGATATCATCGATCTCACACTTGAAAAAATCAAACAGGCATTAAAGGGCTAA
- a CDS encoding uroporphyrinogen decarboxylase family protein gives MITTKYHNERFANAIQLVPQNTPPIWFMRQAGRYHSHYRKLKESYSFMELCKQPELAAEVALGPVKEFGFDVSILFSDLLFPLEALGMGLTYDPGPKLSFSLTSLSDLKKLKPVDEAIEGLYFQKEAVIRTREVLPKDVSLIGFVGGPFTLMTYASIGKHDGNLSFIKTNQEFVDQFYSILVPLLRRNIELQLQGGAEVVMMFDTAAGMLDPFNFRRYVTEPITELTKSFPNQIGYYAKNSTESQIRQIHSIQNLVGFGVDHRFSIPTILQEFGGKGFIQGNFDQELLFADQSTLKQKIQEYLLPIKELDPKERVGWVAGLGHGVLQFTPEESVHLLIETTRKVFNS, from the coding sequence ATGATCACAACCAAATACCACAACGAACGTTTTGCAAATGCGATCCAATTAGTTCCACAAAACACTCCTCCGATTTGGTTTATGCGCCAAGCAGGGAGATACCATTCTCATTATCGTAAACTCAAAGAATCCTATAGTTTTATGGAACTATGCAAACAACCTGAATTAGCTGCAGAAGTAGCGTTAGGTCCTGTAAAAGAATTTGGATTTGATGTTAGTATCTTATTTTCAGATTTACTTTTTCCATTAGAAGCACTTGGTATGGGTCTTACTTATGATCCTGGCCCTAAATTATCCTTCTCACTTACCTCATTAAGTGATCTTAAAAAACTAAAACCCGTTGATGAAGCGATCGAAGGACTTTATTTCCAAAAAGAAGCAGTGATCCGAACGAGAGAAGTGTTACCAAAAGATGTTTCTCTAATAGGATTCGTAGGTGGTCCTTTTACCCTTATGACCTATGCAAGCATAGGAAAACATGACGGAAATTTATCGTTTATCAAAACAAACCAAGAGTTTGTAGATCAATTTTATTCGATTCTTGTACCACTCTTAAGACGAAATATCGAATTACAACTGCAAGGTGGTGCAGAAGTCGTCATGATGTTTGATACCGCAGCTGGAATGTTAGATCCGTTTAATTTCCGAAGGTATGTCACTGAACCCATTACGGAACTAACAAAATCCTTCCCAAATCAGATTGGTTATTATGCCAAAAATTCAACAGAATCACAAATAAGGCAAATCCATTCCATTCAAAACTTAGTTGGTTTCGGAGTGGATCACCGGTTTTCTATCCCAACCATATTACAAGAATTTGGTGGCAAAGGTTTCATTCAGGGTAATTTTGACCAAGAGTTATTATTTGCAGACCAATCAACTCTCAAACAAAAAATCCAAGAATACCTTTTACCAATCAAAGAGTTGGACCCAAAAGAGCGTGTTGGTTGGGTTGCGGGGCTTGGTCATGGTGTATTACAATTCACGCCAGAAGAATCAGTTCATCTTCTCATCGAAACAACAAGAAAGGTGTTTAACTCATGA
- the hemN gene encoding oxygen-independent coproporphyrinogen III oxidase: MKHLLQKYDTPAPRYTSYPTVPYWTDSPSVEECIESLETHLFPKESKLAMYLHIPFCETLCTFCGCNTSITKNHTVEEPYVKAIKTELQLYLQNVPSLKGKELSELHLGGGSPTYLSDYNLQSTIESILNQLPSSKDPQYSIEVDPRRTRISQLKLLHNLGFKRISLGVQDFDPEVQRLVNRTQPFELTENITLEARSLGFNSVNFDLIYGLPKQSLNSMLYTMEKTLELKPDRIAFYSYAHVPWIKASQRLFTEADLPDPTLKRELYEMGRSLLEKEGYREIGMDHFALPHDKLWKAFHSKQLHRNFMGYSDSKTDVLLGLGSSAISETPNLFFQNIKLEMKYRKSLLDDHLPILRGHKLSNSDRLRKHLILELMTSWEVKVPTDLFIHTKDFLSEMEKDKLVLWNQETLKVSEIGKPFLRIIAMAFDEKLQSNKPAGPVFSKAI; encoded by the coding sequence ATGAAACACTTACTTCAAAAATACGATACACCTGCTCCAAGATACACAAGTTATCCCACTGTTCCTTACTGGACCGATTCACCTTCAGTGGAAGAGTGTATCGAATCATTGGAAACACATCTTTTCCCAAAAGAATCAAAGCTCGCGATGTACCTTCACATTCCATTTTGTGAAACTTTATGTACATTTTGTGGTTGTAATACATCAATTACAAAAAACCATACTGTCGAAGAACCTTATGTCAAAGCAATCAAAACGGAACTTCAACTCTATTTACAAAATGTACCTTCTTTAAAAGGGAAAGAACTTAGTGAACTTCATTTAGGTGGAGGTAGCCCCACTTACCTTTCCGATTACAACTTACAATCGACAATCGAATCGATCTTAAACCAATTACCTTCCTCAAAAGACCCACAATATTCCATTGAAGTCGACCCAAGAAGAACACGAATTTCCCAACTCAAACTCTTACACAATTTAGGTTTCAAACGAATCAGTTTGGGAGTACAAGATTTTGATCCGGAAGTACAACGATTGGTAAACCGAACTCAACCTTTTGAACTAACTGAAAATATCACCTTAGAGGCAAGATCACTTGGATTTAATTCAGTAAACTTTGATTTGATTTATGGATTACCCAAACAATCGCTAAACTCCATGTTATACACAATGGAAAAAACATTAGAACTGAAACCTGATCGAATTGCTTTTTACTCGTATGCCCATGTACCATGGATCAAAGCATCCCAACGTTTATTTACAGAAGCAGATTTACCAGACCCAACTCTCAAACGCGAGTTATATGAGATGGGAAGATCACTCCTAGAAAAAGAAGGATACAGAGAAATTGGTATGGACCATTTTGCTCTTCCTCATGATAAATTATGGAAAGCTTTCCATTCCAAACAATTGCATAGAAACTTTATGGGATATAGTGACTCCAAAACCGATGTTTTGCTCGGACTCGGTTCCTCTGCAATTTCTGAAACACCAAATTTATTTTTCCAAAATATCAAACTGGAAATGAAGTATAGGAAATCTCTTTTGGACGATCATTTACCAATCCTAAGGGGCCATAAACTTTCCAATTCTGATCGTTTGCGAAAACATTTAATTTTAGAACTGATGACTTCTTGGGAAGTAAAAGTACCAACTGATCTGTTCATCCATACGAAAGATTTTTTATCGGAAATGGAAAAAGACAAATTGGTTTTATGGAACCAAGAAACTCTCAAGGTATCTGAAATAGGAAAACCATTTTTAAGAATCATAGCGATGGCGTTTGATGAAAAACTCCAATCCAATAAACCAGCAGGACCCGTTTTCTCAAAAGCAATATGA
- a CDS encoding NAD(P)-binding protein — translation MKENVHILGGGITGLFMAYHQVKKGNSVTLYEEKDTLGGVIGTLNKPEGLVELAANGILLTDDIKSMLDDIGLSPVFPKKASKRRYFWNNQKLSQFPISILAGTKLLYSIFLKKLKFDPNLNFENWGNQMFGPSVTKNIIEPALGGIYGTRLSELQPETIFSKWDGRGNSTIFKEIKKNKKKTYGTVSFPNGMGDLVAHLVSYLATKITIKTGFSFSNLKEIQNLNGSVKICISLKKLLSILDSEIKFETKPNLLTISTITRFGETKLTKKPCFGILFGKNEGVQALGVLCNSDIFDGRVQNQLHSETWIYPDIKVKNGNDTIESILERDRYLISKKMDPPTAVYRRTWEGVFPAYDANLYKFNQVLDQLELNWSSQGKNIRFYGNYRKGIGLRSIFESTMF, via the coding sequence ATGAAAGAAAACGTTCATATTTTAGGTGGTGGGATTACTGGACTCTTTATGGCATACCACCAAGTAAAAAAAGGAAATTCTGTCACACTGTATGAAGAAAAAGATACATTAGGTGGAGTGATAGGAACATTGAACAAACCAGAAGGTTTGGTAGAACTTGCTGCAAATGGAATCCTTTTGACCGATGATATCAAATCCATGTTAGATGACATTGGACTTTCACCTGTTTTCCCTAAAAAAGCATCAAAACGAAGGTATTTTTGGAACAATCAAAAATTATCCCAGTTTCCAATCTCAATCCTAGCAGGCACAAAATTACTGTATTCGATTTTTCTCAAAAAACTAAAATTTGATCCCAATCTAAATTTTGAAAACTGGGGAAATCAAATGTTTGGCCCCTCAGTGACAAAAAACATCATAGAACCTGCTTTAGGTGGAATTTACGGCACTCGATTGTCGGAATTACAACCCGAAACGATATTTTCAAAATGGGATGGTAGAGGAAACAGTACCATTTTTAAAGAGATCAAAAAAAACAAAAAGAAAACATATGGAACCGTTTCCTTTCCCAATGGAATGGGAGACCTAGTCGCTCATTTGGTTTCTTACTTAGCAACCAAAATCACTATCAAAACAGGATTTTCATTTTCAAACTTGAAAGAAATTCAAAATCTAAATGGATCAGTCAAAATTTGTATCTCACTAAAAAAGTTATTATCCATTTTAGATTCAGAAATCAAATTCGAAACAAAACCAAATTTGTTAACGATTTCCACCATCACAAGGTTTGGTGAAACAAAACTTACGAAAAAACCATGTTTCGGAATACTTTTTGGCAAAAATGAAGGTGTTCAAGCGTTAGGAGTTTTGTGTAATTCAGATATTTTTGATGGCCGAGTCCAAAATCAATTACATTCGGAAACTTGGATTTATCCAGATATAAAGGTAAAAAACGGCAACGATACGATTGAATCTATTTTAGAAAGAGATAGATATTTGATCTCAAAGAAAATGGACCCACCAACAGCTGTTTACCGAAGAACTTGGGAAGGTGTTTTCCCTGCCTATGACGCAAATTTATATAAGTTCAACCAAGTGTTAGACCAGTTAGAATTAAACTGGTCATCCCAAGGGAAAAATATTAGATTTTATGGAAATTATAGAAAAGGAATTGGTCTCAGGTCAATTTTTGAATCGACAATGTTTTAA